A region from the Bombyx mori chromosome 15, ASM3026992v2 genome encodes:
- the LOC101745968 gene encoding uncharacterized protein LOC101745968, translating into MMVETILESSQDFGMSNGSLPQWKRELLQRRAARSRVVAPPAAPPPPPPPPPPPADDEDEELRYGPGIVKRLKSRYLSLALRDAPRRRPSVLRRATSLEHLLDERPPPTPAPRPVPLHCRPPRPVSVAAPPVHRLPTSRRDSVKRARSVDALSRLDRDEPPPPSPSPPPPPLCPRPTTNRTARPPRRPTPLLRETERPPPDLVRSTLRKFESTPTRRIQPAVRVSAVLRGLETPPRTSTPEPAPTKDQQHPKEIPPRSPSPPLPVQEELLVPEETESHNEEKPPGARLVSRTALEEIARAGSSTRYSFEAPRVGSHLPPLAATNPVLVGKARRIGVIRPMPALSLNDDRVTSPAPSSVSDEPASKIEESQVAATPPPPESEQTVQLRPDKKEPPPSAIVEPIPRALLEPARVPSPRPQSPITLERSEMVTSSPLMNGHSTGGQKPHSPASKIGSAGIERAWSGSAESASPAAGAGPWGAQRKTRAPPPSTTSVVFNFSDRKEVPDYIENDGIILRGSRRNRIKAGEPGIVVLRPEALTRTESEEEDEADCGPPSPCGVRFVNDNVLINGKSSMPNKPNRDRIAKLKLQFDDSLTRTFEYPSETSMCEESPAPAPLAASAPLASLADNTHIASGALCSYTPSKTPPATFQLGLTRPHDEDAPSPPSPPPSPAPSPAPSPPHCWTRARSLSADLLF; encoded by the exons GCATGTCCAACGGATCGCTACCACAATGGAAGCGCGAGCTGCTGCAGCGTCGAGCCGCACGCTCTCGCGTAGTCGCTCCGCCTGCCGCGCCGCCTCCCCCGCCCCCTCCGCCTCCACCTCCCGCTGACGACGAAGACGAGGAACTGCGGTACGGGCCGGGCATCGTTAAGCGCCTCAAGTCCCGGTATCTCAGTCTCGCCCTACGAGATGCTCCCCGTCGTCGACCCTCGGTGTTGCGGCGCGCCACTTCCCTCGAGCATTTGCTGGACGAGCGGCCCCCGCCCAcgcccgcgcctcgccccgtaCCTTTGCACTGTAGACCTCCACGCCCCGTCTCCGTGGCGGCTCCTCCTGTGCATCGCCTACCGACCTCTCGCCGAGACTCTGTGAAACGCGCCCGCTCTGTAGATGCACTCAGCAGACTCGATCGTGACGAGCCTCCGCCGCCATCTCCgtcaccgccgccgccgccactTTGCCCTCGTCCGACTACAAACCGCACCGCtcgccccccgcgccgccccACACCCTTGCTCCGAGAAACCGAACGCCCTCCGCCTGATCTCGTTCGCTCGACCCTGCGAAAGTTCGAAAGCACCCCGACGCGGCGTATACAACCTGCAGTTAGGGTCTCGGCAGTGCTGAGGGGTCTCGAGACGCCGCCGCGAACTTCTACACCAGAACCGGCTCCTACAAAAGATCAACAGCACCCTAAGGAGATTCCGCCGCGCTCGCCGAGTCCGCCGCTACCAGTTCAAGAAGAACTTCTCGTTCCGGAAGAAACCGAATCCCACAATGAAGAAAAACCTCCAGGTGCACGACTGGTATCCCGCACTGCTCTCGAGGAGATCGCTCGGGCAGGCTCGAGCACCCGCTACTCGTTTGAAGCTCCGCGTGTTGGCTCGCACCTACCACCTCTAGCTGCCACCAACCCTGTTCTGGTCGGAAAAGCCCGACGCATCGGAGTCATCCGACCGATGCCCGCACTTTCTTTGAACGACGATAGAGTGACATCTCCGGCGCCGTCATCGGTCTCAGATGAGCCAGCTTCAAAAATAGAAGAGAGCCAAGTCGCGGCGACCCCACCGCCTCCAGAGAGCGAGCAGACTGTGCAACTTCGTCCCGACAAAAAAGAACCGCCCCCTTCAGCCATTGTAGAACCCATTCCTCGCGCGCTCCTCGAGCCGGCTCGCGTTCCTTCCCCGCGACCTCAATCCCCTATAACCTTGGAGCGATCCGAGATGGTGACATCGTCGCCGCTGATGAACGGACACTCTACCGGTGGACAGAAGCCACATAGTCCAGCATCGAAGATCGGTTCTGCGGGCATCGAGCGAGCGTGGAGCGGGTCCGCGGAGAGCGCCAGTCCGGCCGCCGGCGCGGGCCCGTGGGGAGCGCAGCGCAAGACGCGCGCGCCGCCGCCGTCCACTACGTCCGTCGTCTTCAACTTCTCCGACCGGAAAGAAGTACCTGATTACATTGAAAATGACGGTATCATCCTCCGCGGGAGCCGCAGAAACAGGATCAAG GCGGGCGAGCCCGGCATAGTGGTGCTTAGACCTGAAGCCCTCACCCGCACCGAGTCGGAGGAGGAGGACGAGGCAGACTGCGGCCCGCCCTCGCCCTGCGGAGTACGCTTCGTCAACGACAACGTGCTCATCAACGGGAAGTCTTCGATGCCGAACAAACCTAACAGAGACAGGATCGCTAAG CTGAAGCTACAATTTGACGACTCGCTAACCCGCACGTTCGAGTATCCTTCAGAGACGTCGATGTGCGAGGAGTCCCCGGCCCCCGCCCCCCTCGCGGCCTCCGCCCCCCTCGCGTCCCTCGCCGACAACACGCACATAG CATCCGGCGCGCTGTGCAGCTACACGCCCAGCAAGACGCCGCCCGCCACCTTCCAGCTCGGGCTCACGAGGCCTCACGACGAGGACGCGC CGTCGCCCCCCTCCCCGCCCCCCTCCCCGGCCCCCTCCCCCGCCCCCTCCCCGCCGCATTGCTGGACGCGCGCGCGCAGCCTGTCCGCCGACCTGCTGTTCTAG